CGGTGACCTTCCGAAATGCGTCCTTCACCGGAAACCAGTCTGCGCGATCCGCCTCGGGGAACTCGGCAAGGCGCCCCGACTTCGGCGGCCACTCCATCGCGAAACTGTTGCTCTTGAACGATGCCAGGTCGAACTCGCCTTCGAACGCCCACGCGCTGACCTGCTTGCCGCCCGGTTGCTTGAAGACTCCGAGCTCGACGAACGAGCCGGCCGGCCGCTGTCCCGTTTCCTCCTCGAATTCCCGCTTCGCGGCAACCAGGGGATCCTCGCCGTCTTCGTACAGGCCTTTCGGGATCGACCACGCGCCATCGTCCTTCTTCGCCCAGAACGGACCGCCGGGGTGCACAAGCAGAACTTCCGGGCTGCTTCCCCCGTAGCGAAACATGAGCAAGCCGGCACTTCGTTTGGCCATGGTTGATCTCGAACGTGTGCTGCTGTGCGCTAACGCGCAGGCTCCTTGGTTCGTTCGTCGGTTGCGACCGACTCTGCCGGCCTCGTCGAGCGCACCATCAGGAACGTTCCCGAGGACGATGTGCCCGCTATCTTCCAGCGCCCGTCGATCTCTGTCGCCTCGGCATTGACCGAGCCTTCATATTGGACCGTGTCATAGCCGTAGCCGGGCGGCTCGTAGCGTTTGACGAGCGAGACCGCCTTGCCGGAGCGACGACCCGCAATCGACGCGTTGTGGGCGCTCAACGGACAACCCGGCATCATGCAGGGTTCGGTCACGCTTCCGCCGAGCGCGCCGCTGGCGTCGATCAGCGTCACCAGAAACGTGACCACGCCGACGCCCGGCTGAACATAGGTGCCGTCCCAGACTCCGGTGAGATTGTCGGTCATTGTGGTCCTAGCGAAGTGTAGGCGACTGTGGCCCGCATGAGCGTAGCGATATGCGGGACGGATATAAATCCCTGATGTCGCAGCGAACGATGTGGCGCAGGCAGCGCCTCAACGCAAGTTGTGCGCGCCCGCGAGCGGTTGCCTGATCAGGCAAAACGGTCTGTAATCGACCCAAACAGATCAAGAAGAATTCCGGAGCCGGACATGACGGGAGCGGCCAAGACCCACTACGAGGTGATCGTCGTCGGCGCCGGCGTGGCGGGCATCTACCAGATCAAGCGGCTGGTCGATCTCGGCATCGACGCGACCGTGCTTGAAGCGGCCCCCGATCTCGGCGGCACCTGGTACTGGAACCGCTATCCCGGCTGCCGCTTCGATTCCGAGAGCTACACCTACGGCTTCTCGTTCTCGCGCGAGCTGCTCGACGAGTGGCACTGGAAGGAGCGCTTCTCCGGCCAGCCCGAGAATTTGCGCTACCTCAACTACGTCGCCGACAAGTTCGACCTCCGCAAGCATATGCAGTTCAACTGCAAGGTCGAAACCATGCGTTTCGACGAGGCGCGGGATCTCTGGCACCTGACGATCGCCGACGGCCGCGAGCTGACCTGCCGCTTCGTGGTGCTCGCGATCGGGTTGCTCTCGGCGCCGACCATGCCGCGCGTGGAAGGCATCGACGACTTCAAGGGCCGCTCGTTCCATACCTATTACTGGCCGCACGAGCCGATCGATCTCGCCGGCAAGAGAGTGGCCGTGATCGGCACCGGCGCCACCGGCATCCAGTTAATCGGTGAGATCGCCGACAAGGTCGGCGAGCTCACCGTGTTCCAGCGCCGGCCGAACTGGAGCGCGCCGCTCAACAACAGCGCGATTTCTGAGGCGGAAATGGCCGACATCCGTGCCCGCTATGACGAGATCTTCGCCGCCTGCGCGCTCACGCCGGGCAGCTTTCTGCACGGGCCCGACCGCCGCGGCTTCTACGAGGTGACGCGCGAGGAGCGGCTGAAGCTGTGGGACAAGCTCTACGACGAGCCCGGCTTCGGCATCTGGCTGGCGAATTTCCGCGAGATCTTCATGGATGAAGCCGCCAATGCCGAATTGTCGGAGTATATCGCCGGTCGCATCCGCCAGCGCGTCAGGGATCCCAAGGTTGCCGAAAAACTGATCCCGCGGGATCACGGCTTCGGCGTGCAGCGCCTGCCGCTGGAGACGAACTATTTCGAGGTCTATAACCGCGACAACGTGCATCTCGTCGATCTCAGCGAGACGCCGCTGGTGCGCGTGACCGAGACGGGCTTGCGGACATCGGCGCGCGACTATGACTTCGACATCATCGTCTACGCCACAGGATTCGATGCCATCACCGGCGCCTATGACCTGATCGACATCCGTGGCATCGGCGGCGAGAAGCTGGCGGACAAATGGAAGCATGCGCCGTCCACCTTCCTCGGCATGCTCGTGCACGGCTTCCCGAATTTGCTGATGCCGACCGGGCCGCAAAGCGCGTCCGCCTCGACCAACTTCCCGCGCGGCATCGAGAATGGCGTCAACTGGTGCACCAACCTGCTGCAATACATGTGGGACCGCGGCTACACGCGCGCGGACGCGACGCTCGAGGCGCAGGAGCGCTGGACCGCGCATGTCGTCAAGATGTACGAGATCATGCTGATGCGCAAAGCCAAGGGCTGGTTCACTGGCTACAACTCCAACGTGCCCGGCCACGAAGCGGGGACGGTACGGTATTTCGTCTACAACGGCGGCATGCCGAAGTTTTTGGGGATCATCAACGGGGTGGCGGCGAGGGGGTATGAGGAGATCGCGTTTGGGGCGGCCCCGGCGGCCGAAGTGCAGGGGGCGACGGTTGGCGTGTCGGCGTAGATCGAATGCAAGCCCTTGGATGCGCTTCGCTCGTTCGGGCCGCTTGCCGCTATATTGTCTCGGAGTTCGTTAGATACGAGCTTTGCCTTCCGTTCTGTTCGGCGAGATTATGCTTTGTATTTGATTTAGGAAGCTCTTGAAGTCTCTCAGATTGTCCAACTCTTTCGGAAGAACGCCATCCGAATCAAAATGCATCACGTCATTGCGAATTCTTCGAATATTGTCCAAATCATTGCAGAAGCTGCTGCGATCGATCGCAAGACCAAATTGCTTCCAGCGATCCGGTTTTTCCAAGAGCCTTAGATACTCCCCGAACGCTAAATCGTCTGGTCCCTTTATTGTTCGAGAGCCATCACTGGGATCTCTAACATCAGTAAGATCGTTGGTTGAGAAGCGGTCGGCGACTACCGGAGCTATTTGAAGTGGCGCATCAATGTAGTTGGACTCGAAGTCAGGAGCCGTTTCCAGCTTGTACGCCTTCAGTTCGCGCCGGATTTGAGCGACTATCGAATAACCTCGCCGTTGAGCGCCAAACCAAGATAGAAACTCTCGTGTGGTTACCGGCGGCGGAGTATTGCCCTTGTTGATCTCATCCGAGATCTTAGCAAGATACGAATTCATAGATCCTCGAGCAAAGGAAGCTTTGGCGAATAGTTGAGGTTTATCACGCGTAGTGCCAAATCGGTACAATCTTTGGTATAGTGCAGGCGGCCGGCCTTGTTACGACGCAGAATGAGCCGGGCGCCTTTGGCCCGGCTCATGTTCGTCGAACGTTCTCGTTGTTGGTAGGTAAATCGTTCCTCACAACACCCGATTGCTCTCCTTCACCTTCTCCGCGTCCAGATAAACGTCCGACCCCATTTCCTTGAACTTGGCACTCATCTGCGCCATGCCCTGTTCCTTGTCGTTGAGCGTCGCGGCATAGTCGCGGACGTCCTGGGTGATCTTCATGGAGCAGAATTTCGGGCCGCACATCGAGCAGAAATGCGCGACCTTGTGGGCTTCCTTCGGCAAGGTCTCGTCGTGGAAGGCTCGCGCGGTCTCGGGGTCGAGGCCGAGGTTGAACTGGTCCTCCCAGCGGAAGTCGAACCGCGCGCGAGAGAGCGCATCGTCGCGGAGCTGCGCCGCGGGATGGCCCTTGGCGAGATCGGCGGCGTGGGCTGCGATCTTGTAGGTGATGACGCCGGTCTTGACGTCGTTGCGGTCGGGCAGGCCGAGATGCTCCTTCGGCGTGACGTAGCAGAGCATCGCACAGCCGAACCAGCCGATCATCGCGGCGCCAATCCCTGAGGTGATGTGGTCATAGCCCGGCGCGATGTCTGTCGTCAGCGGCCCGAGGGTGTAGAACGGCGCCTCGCCGCACTCCTGGAGCTGCTTGTCCATGTTGATCTTGATCTTGTGCATCGGGATATGGCCGGGGCCCTCGATCATGACCTGGCAGCCCTTGTCCCAGGCGATCTTCGTGAGTTCGCCCAAGGTCTCCAGCTCGGCGAACTGCGCGCGGTCGTTGGCATCCGCGATCGAGCCCGGGCGCAGGCCGTCGCCGAGCGAGAACGAGACGTCATACTTGCGCATGATGTCGCAGATGTCCTCGAAATGGGTGTAGAGGAAGCTCTCCTTGTGATGCGCCAGGCACCACTTCGCCATGATCGAGCCGCCGCGCGACACGATGCCGGTGACGCGGTTGGCAGTGAGGTGGATATAGGGCAGGCGCACGCCGGCGTGGATCGTGAAGTAGTCGACGCCCTGTTCGCACTGCTCGATCAGCGTGTCCTTGTAGAGTTCCCATGTGAGCTGGACGGGATCGCCGTTGCACTTCTCCAGCGCCTGGTAGATCGGCACGGTACCGATCGGCACCGGCGAGTTGCGCAGGATCCATTCGCGGGTGGTGTGGATGTTGCGCCCGGTCGAGAGGTCCATCACGGTGTCGGCGCCCCAGCGGATCGCCCACACCATCTTGTCGACCTCTTCCTCCACCGATGAGGTCACCGCCGAGTTGCCGATATTGGCGTTGATCTTGGTCAGGAAGTTGCGGCCGATGATCATCGGCTCGAGCTCGGCATGGTTGATGTTGGAGGGGATGATGGCCCGTCCCCGTGCGATCTCGCTGCGCACGAATTCCGGTGTGATGAAGGCCGGCACCGCAGCACCGAAGCTCTCGCCGTCGGCTAGCGCCGCTTCGGCGCGCTCGAGCTTAAGCTTGCGGCCGAGGTTCTCGCGCTCGGCGACGTAGATCATCTCCTTTGTGATGATGCCGGCGCGGGCGAATTCGAGCTGGGTGATCTTGTGGCCGTCGAGCCCGCGCAGCGGCTTGTGGTGCGCGGTGAAGGCTTTCGCGGCATGCGAGGCGCCGACATTGCCGTTGTCCTCCGGCTTGATTTCGCGGCCCTCATATTCCTCGACGCCGCCGCGCTCCTTGACCCAGGCCAGACGGTTGCGCGGCAGGCCGGCATTGACGTCGATGGTCAGCTGCGGATCGGTGTAGGGGCCCGAAGTGTCATAGACCGGCAAGTTCGGTTCGCCGGCGCCTTCCGAGAGGATGATCTCGCGCAGCGGCACGCGCAGATCGGGCGCGGCCTCCGGCGTCGCGAAGATCTTGCGCGAGGCGGGCAGCGAGCCGGTCGTGACGGCGGGCCGGGTGGTGTCGGGATTGGAGCGGATGTTCATAATGGATCCTCCGTTGAATTCCGGTTAGGCGGCCGCGGCGCTCTGGCCGAGCCATTGTCTGACCCGCGCGTCGGGGTCGGGGTTCTGGGTGACGTCGGAGACGACGGCGATCGAGTCGGCGCCGGCGGCGAAGATCTCGGCCGCGTGCTCGAACTTGATGCCGCCGATCGCGACAAGGGGGATGGAGCCGACGCGCTTCTTCCACTCCGTGATCTTCGGAATGCCCTGCGGTTCGAACCGCATCGACTTCAGCGTGGTGAAGAAGATCGGGCCCAGCGCGATATAATCGGGCTTGGCGGCAAGCGCGGTGGCGAGCTCGTCGTCGTCATGGGTGGAGATGCCGAGCGTCAGCCTGGCCTTGCGGATCTCGGCGAGGTCGGCGTCGGCGAGATCTTCCTGGCCGAGATGCAGATGCTCGGCACCCGCGACGATCGCCGCGCGCCAATAGT
The DNA window shown above is from Bradyrhizobium sp. ISRA464 and carries:
- a CDS encoding NAD(P)/FAD-dependent oxidoreductase → MTGAAKTHYEVIVVGAGVAGIYQIKRLVDLGIDATVLEAAPDLGGTWYWNRYPGCRFDSESYTYGFSFSRELLDEWHWKERFSGQPENLRYLNYVADKFDLRKHMQFNCKVETMRFDEARDLWHLTIADGRELTCRFVVLAIGLLSAPTMPRVEGIDDFKGRSFHTYYWPHEPIDLAGKRVAVIGTGATGIQLIGEIADKVGELTVFQRRPNWSAPLNNSAISEAEMADIRARYDEIFAACALTPGSFLHGPDRRGFYEVTREERLKLWDKLYDEPGFGIWLANFREIFMDEAANAELSEYIAGRIRQRVRDPKVAEKLIPRDHGFGVQRLPLETNYFEVYNRDNVHLVDLSETPLVRVTETGLRTSARDYDFDIIVYATGFDAITGAYDLIDIRGIGGEKLADKWKHAPSTFLGMLVHGFPNLLMPTGPQSASASTNFPRGIENGVNWCTNLLQYMWDRGYTRADATLEAQERWTAHVVKMYEIMLMRKAKGWFTGYNSNVPGHEAGTVRYFVYNGGMPKFLGIINGVAARGYEEIAFGAAPAAEVQGATVGVSA
- a CDS encoding thiamine phosphate synthase → MPYPDRRAYPDRFYPVVDSIKWVERLTKLGVGTIQLRAKDLDDGQALQIVSDALAVTKGTPTKLVVNDYWRAAIVAGAEHLHLGQEDLADADLAEIRKARLTLGISTHDDDELATALAAKPDYIALGPIFFTTLKSMRFEPQGIPKITEWKKRVGSIPLVAIGGIKFEHAAEIFAAGADSIAVVSDVTQNPDPDARVRQWLGQSAAAA
- a CDS encoding NUDIX domain-containing protein; translated protein: MAKRSAGLLMFRYGGSSPEVLLVHPGGPFWAKKDDGAWSIPKGLYEDGEDPLVAAKREFEEETGQRPAGSFVELGVFKQPGGKQVSAWAFEGEFDLASFKSNSFAMEWPPKSGRLAEFPEADRADWFPVKDAFRKVTGGQVAILKSLLENLGLSEDDLA
- the thiC gene encoding phosphomethylpyrimidine synthase ThiC, which produces MNIRSNPDTTRPAVTTGSLPASRKIFATPEAAPDLRVPLREIILSEGAGEPNLPVYDTSGPYTDPQLTIDVNAGLPRNRLAWVKERGGVEEYEGREIKPEDNGNVGASHAAKAFTAHHKPLRGLDGHKITQLEFARAGIITKEMIYVAERENLGRKLKLERAEAALADGESFGAAVPAFITPEFVRSEIARGRAIIPSNINHAELEPMIIGRNFLTKINANIGNSAVTSSVEEEVDKMVWAIRWGADTVMDLSTGRNIHTTREWILRNSPVPIGTVPIYQALEKCNGDPVQLTWELYKDTLIEQCEQGVDYFTIHAGVRLPYIHLTANRVTGIVSRGGSIMAKWCLAHHKESFLYTHFEDICDIMRKYDVSFSLGDGLRPGSIADANDRAQFAELETLGELTKIAWDKGCQVMIEGPGHIPMHKIKINMDKQLQECGEAPFYTLGPLTTDIAPGYDHITSGIGAAMIGWFGCAMLCYVTPKEHLGLPDRNDVKTGVITYKIAAHAADLAKGHPAAQLRDDALSRARFDFRWEDQFNLGLDPETARAFHDETLPKEAHKVAHFCSMCGPKFCSMKITQDVRDYAATLNDKEQGMAQMSAKFKEMGSDVYLDAEKVKESNRVL